Genomic segment of Lentimicrobium sp. L6:
ATTTTCTTTATAGCTAAAATTCTGGCTATTGCTTTGCCAAGATAAGCTAGAAAGCCTTTTGGGTAAAATGTTTCTGTTCTGATATATGGCGTCTTCAAAGGTGAGTACCTTGTCTTGAGCCCATAAAGAGGAGGCCATCAATATTAATATACCTAAAAGTATAAAACTTAATCTTTTCATTTTATTCATTTTATTATTGAGATGCAATTTTACAAAACCTTTTCTTAAGTTTTTATCGAAATATTCGATTTCATCTATTATTTGGAAATGGTGTAAAATGGGTATGTTAACTATACTTACTCATTTTTATTTTTGTAATGAGTTAAAGAAACTTAAACAATTCTATTTTTTATGGAAAGCCATTCGGATATTTAAATTATTTGAATAAATTTGCGCCTCGCAATATGGTATTCCATTTGCTATAAATTTGAAACTAATTATATTACAATGAAAAACATATTTAAATTATTTGTCGTTTTATTAATTGCTGGGTCATCTTTAACAGCTCATGCTCAGACAGCTAAGATTGGTCATGTCAATTTCCAAGAATTATTAGGAATCATGCCTGGTCAAGAAGCAATAAATCAAGAATTGGAAACTTTTGTAGCTGGTTTAGAAACTCAATTACAAGCTATGCAAAGTGAATTAGAAGCTAAGTATGCAGATTATCAAAATAATCAAGCTACAATGTCAGAAATCATCAGACAAACTAAAGAAAAAGAAATTATGGATTTGCAACAGAGAATGGAAGCATTCAATCAGCAAGCTCAGTACGAAATTCAAAATAAGCAAGTGGAATTATCAGAGCCTTTAATCAAAAAAGCTCAAGATGCCATTACAGCTGTTGCTTCGGAAAATGGATTCACTTACATCATTAATGCAAACGACCAAGTTTTACTTTACAAGAATGGTACGGATATTTTACCAATGGTGAAAGCTAAGCTAGGTTTATAGTTTAATGTTTAAAAATATTTAAAGCCATATCAAGCCAATTGATATGGCTTTTTTGTATCTTTGTTTTCTAGAAATAATCTTTTTATGGAAGCTTTTAAAGGTTCAATTATATCAAAATCTCCAGGGGTAAAAACCTCTATTTTCGCAGTGATGTCGCAAATGGCTAATGAACACAACGCCATTAATTTAGCTCAGGGTTTTCCTGACTTTGATGTGGATGCTGAGCTCATTAATCTCATTGCAAAGAATATGAGGAAAGGGCATAATCAATATGCTCCTATGCCTGGTTTACCAGAACTTCGACAGCAGATTGTTGCCAAAATCAAAAATACTTTTGGTGCTGAATATAATGCTGATACAGAAGTTACCGTAACATCAGGTGCTACTCAAGCATTATTTACCGCTATTTCTGCATTTGTTAGAGACGAAGACGAGGTCATTGTTTTTGAGCCAGCTTATGATTCCTATTCCCCTACCATAAAACTCAATAGAGGAATTGTTAAATATGCCAAGCTTCGCCTTCCCGATTATCATATCGATTGGACAGAAGTGAGTCGTATGATTTCTCACCGTACGAGAATGATTATTCTGAATACTCCTCATAACCCTACTGGAGCTGTGCTTTCAAAGAAGGATTTGGATGCTTTGCATAAGCTTACTAAAAATACGGATATCATTATTTTAAGTGATGAAGTATATGAGCACATTATCTTTGACAAGAAGAAGCACCACAGCCTTTCTGCTTATCCAGGATTAGCCGAAAGAAGCATTGTGGTGGCTAGTTTTGGGAAAACATTTCATGCTACAGGTTGGAAAATGGGTTATGCAGTGGCCCCAGAAAATTTGATGAATGAGTTTAGAAAAACGCATCAGTTTATTGTGTTTACTGTGAATACTCCAATACAACATGCTATAGCAGAGCATTTAAAAGATGAAGGTAATTATTTAGGATTAGGTTCTTTTTATCAAAAGAAAAGAGATTATTTCTTGAAACTGATTAAGAATTCAAGGTTTAAGCCTGTTCCCTCATTTGGGACTTATTTTCAGGTATTAGATTATTCAGAAATTAGTGACTTACCAGAGATGGAATTTGCAGAATGGTTGATAAAAGAGCATGGTGTTGCTAGTGTTCCAGTGTCGGCGTTCTATCATAAAAACGATGACCATAAAATGCTTCGATTCTGCTTTGCCAAGAAAGAAGAAACCTTAGAGAAAGCAGCCGAAATACTATGCAAGATTTAACAGTAACTTTCATTCAGTCCAATTTAGTTTGGAATGATTTTCGTGCCAACCTATTAACTTTCAGTGAAAAATTAAATGCTGTGTCAGAAAAAACAGACTTGGTTGTATTACCAGAAATGTTTAATACTGCATTTGTAGTTGAGCCAGAAACTGTAGATAAAGAAGCGGCTCATATTTCTTTAGATTGGATGATAAGGAATGCTCAAAAGTATGATACCGCCATTTGTGGAAGTATGATAGTTAATGAGGAGGGCAATTATTACAATCGTTTCTATTGGGTGGAACCAAATGGAAATATTCAAAAGTACGACAAAAGGCATTTGTTTACATTAGGCAACGAGCATTTGAAAATAACTGCTGGTCAAGAAAACATAATAATCGAGTACAAGGGTTGGAAAATAAAACCTTTAGTATGTTATGATCTTCGTTTTCCTGTATGGGCTAAAAACACTTATGCGAACGGTCAATATGAATACGACCTTCTTATTTATGTAGCCAATTGGCCAGCAGCAAGAAATTATGCATGGAAATCATTATTGGTAGCTAGGGCTATCGAAAATCAGGCTTATGTAGTTGGAGTCAACAGAATAGGACCCGATGCTAATGGAACTAAGCATACCGGATTCTCTAGCATTATTGAGCCGAAAGGTGAATTGATTTCTGAGGAGGTTGAAAATATAGAATCCTCTCAAACTATATCTTTATCAGCTGTCGATATGAATACCTATAGAGAGAAGTTTACAATTGGAATAGACTGGGATGAGTTTTCTGTAAAAAAAAATAAGCCCGATTAAAAGGATTAACCGAGCCTATTGTTTTCTATTAAAATCTTTTGGAATTGGCTCCTAAGAATTATTCTTAAGAACAGCTAGATTTTATTGTAAGATGTTTTATAGCTTTTGAAATTTAATATGTTGGTTCTTACCTTCAGAAATGGTCTCAAGAATATATGAGCCAACTGGTAGATTTGAAATGTCAAGAGTGTTAGTGTAGGTTATATTGTTCATAATATAAACGCTCTGCCCAGTGGCATTCAGAATTCTAATACGCTCTGGTAAACTTTTAAAGTTAACATTCAAAATATCATTGGCTGGGTTTGGATAAGCAATAAAGTCTAATCCTTTTATGTTTTTATTACCAGTAATATCGCTAACATCCATTATAGCTTTTATATACATTTTCCCTCCATTTGATTCCACATCAAAAGTTGTTTCATAAGTACCTGGAGTATTATAGTTTGAAGCGTCAAAGGTAAATTCATGTTGATTTGAACCATATCCCGTAGTGGTTCCTCCGTTATCGTTTGTGCTCAACCAAGATGCAGTATTACTAGTATTAACAATATAAGAAAGGTTTCCGCCTCCTTTGTTGTTGATGTTAAACGGAATAGTTTGAGTATCACCCATCTGTATGTCTACCCAAAATACGCTGGTGTCTGCGCTTATCATGGCAGAGTTTGTATAATCTAACTTCATAACTCCATGATTGTAGGTCCCCATCCAGGCTTCATTTTCACGAAAAAAGAAAGCTTGAATATAATTATTAATAAGGCCAGTAGTCTCATCAAAGTGAACAAATAAATTTTTATCATCTTCATAAATGCCCACACCTTTATAATTATAGAATCCTTGTTCACCGGCAAACCAAATAGACTGATAATCTGCTTGGAAGTTATACATCATAAAACGAATCCAGTCAAAAGGGATTAAAGAGTTACTAGTTTTAAACTCTGCTAATTGATTAATTTCATTATCATAATAATATAGTCCTTGAACAGGGGAGTAACCACCTGACCAAAGGTTATCTTTTTCATCATAGTCAAAATCAAAAGTAGTGATAGCCTCATGTGTAGTAAAAGATATTCCATCAAATTCAAGAAAACCCACATCATCCGAAGCAAGTATCTTTTTCCCTTCACTATTTATGTCAATTTTCCAACAATCGTTATTTAACTCAGGATAATTGATGTAATCAAACACGGTAAAAGTCATTGTTGAAGGAACTAAAGAGTATAACCAAGATTCTACTGTGTTTCCACCCAGAATCCAAAGTACACCTTCTTCATCCATTACCATATCCATAAACATAAATCCAGCACTTAATTCAGGAGTTCCTTCTCCAAAGTAGGCCCAGTTTGTACCATCAAACTTCCATAGTCCTGCCTCACCGCAGGCCCAAATGTTTCCATCAAGATCCTCAATAATCTTATGAATCCAAATCCAGTCCCAAGGGGCATTCATCACACTCCAGGGGTAATTAGTCCAGGTGGTTCCGTCGAATCTTGAGATTCCTTTTCCTTCACCAATCCATATATCTCCATTGATTTCGGTAATACTTGAAACTCTATCTACAGAAATACCTGCATTATCTGTATTATAAGTTGTTACAGTTTGTGAAAATATTCCTATAGTAATAATTGCAAAAAGGATAATTAGTAATTGTTTTCTCATAATAAACATGTTAATTAATCATTTGTTTGTGTCATTATTTTATCAGTGCAAACATTAGAAATTTCTTATTGAAAAGTGATTCCCACCACCTATACTAATACTATACTTGGCGTTTTGTCACCTATACAAAAACCATACAGTAAGATGTAATATATTGATATGCATAAGGATGAGATTTGTGAAAAACTTTACTAGGAAACGAGTATTTGTGGATTCTATTAGACTTAGTTTATTGCAAAACGGAAGGTATTCTGTAGAGAGTTCTATGATGGGATGGTTATAGATACTTCTATTCATGGAGAAAGATTGATTATATTCCTACTATTATTAAAAAAGATCTTCTTATTATTTGGAAGATCATTTTTTCCAGAAAGTAGGAGAGAAGATAATTAATACTGTGAATAATTCCAATCTTCCAAGCAGCATCAAGAAACTTAGTACCCATTTTCCAAAATCGGGGATATGTGCATAATTGTCAACAGGACCTAGTGAGCCTAAGGCAGGACCAATATTACCTAGTGCGGATGCTGATGCTCCAACTGCCGATATAAAATCAAGCCCAATAGCAGTCATGAAAACAACTCCTACTACAAAAGTAGTGATATAGAAAAGGAAAAAAGAGGAGACTAAGAATACAATATTTTGAGAAACAGGTCGATGATTGAGTCTTACAGGTAAAATGGCATGTGGGTGAAGTAATCTTCTGAATTCTAACAAACTATTTTTAATAAGAATGAGAATCCTTACTACTTTCACTCCTCCACCTGTGCTTCCTGCACTTCCTCCTACAAAAAAGAGAATAAAGAGAAGGAACCATAAACCTGATGGCCATAATAGGTAATCGGCTGTTACAAAACCGGTTGTTGTTATTATGGAGACTACTTGGAATAGACTATCCCTGAAGGCTTGTTCCCAACCCATATTCATTTTTAATATCAATCCTCCAGTAATAATCAAGGTAACTACAATAATAATTCCAATATATAATTGATATTCCTCATTAGCTTTTACTTTGGAGAACTTTCGTTTCAACATGAAATAATGTAGAGAGAAATTGGTTCCAGCCAATATCATAAAGAGGATGATGATATATTGGATATATGGCGAAAAGCCTGCTACACTGTCGTTCTGGGTTGAGAATCCTCCAGTGGCCATAGTGGCAAAAGCATGACAAACCGCATCGAAGAAACTCATATGTCCAATCATTAGAAGGATAATTTCTGCTACAGTTAATATGACATAAAGTCCCCAGAGTCTTTTGGCCATTTCTTTTACCTTGGGATGTATTTTATCCGCGGTTGGACCTGGTGATTCGGCTGTAAATAATTGCATCCCACCAATCCCTAGTAATGGTAAGATAGCTAAGGACAATACAATAATCCCCATCCCACCAATCCAATGTGTCATACTCCTCCAAAAAAGTAAGCCATGCGGAATAGACTCTATATCATTTAATATGGATGCTCCTGTTGTGGTGAATCCTGACATGGTTTCGAAAAAAGAATCGGTGAAGGATTCAAAATAGCCGCTTAAATAAAAAGGAAGACTACCAAATAATGAGATGGCCATCCAACTAAAGCTAACTATCAAGTATGCTTCTTTTTTTGAGATGTGCTTAGTAGCTTTTCGTGTGTAAACAACAGAGAATAAGCCAATAAAAATAGTAAACAATCCTGCTATTAATATAGGGAAGAATTCTGATGTTCCTTTCATGATATGGAAATCATAAAGTCCTTCAGGGTGGTAAAACCAAGAAAATGGCAATGCTGAAAAAATGGTTAAGCCTTCCAATATTAGTAAGAATCCAATTACTCGGAAAACCATTTTAAAATTTATAGATTGCCTTCGCATGTCTAGTGTTTAAATAGTTTGTTGATTTTATGAATCGCCTCAGGTAATGCAAAAACTACCGCTTTATCACCCTCTTGCAATTGGAAATCACCAACCGCAATAAAACTTTCATCATCTCTAATGATACCACCAATAATACTGCCTTTTGGCATTGATAATTTTTTTAATGGCTTTTTAGTAACGGCAGATTTAGGCATAGCTACTAATTCAATCACATCAGCATTTATTCCACTCAAACATTTAACGGTTGTTACTTTTGCCTCCATGGTATATAGGTTAATCACACTTGCAGTAGTTAATTTTTTGTTGATGATGGTATCAATACCTATGTTTTGGGCAATATCTATATATTCAATGTTTTCAACTAGGGCTATGGTTTTCTTTACACCAAGACTTTTTGCATGAAGACAAGTGAGGATATTTGTTTCAGTATGATTGGTCACCGCAATAAAGGCGTCCATTTCTCTAATACCTTCATCTTCTAATAGTTCCATATCTCTGGCATCTCCGTTAATGATAAGGGTATTCTCCAAATCGTTGGTTAGAGAATTGGCTCTTTTATTGTCATTTTCAAAGAGCTTGATGTTCATTTTGTCTTGAAGTTTGGAAGCGGTCATCCTACCAATTCTACCTCCTCCAATTAACATAATGTCTTTGATGTCAAAGTTTTGTTTACCACCCAATTCCAATAGTAACTTTACGCCATCAGGTTTCGTAATGACATAGGCCAAATCATTTTCACGAAAAGAATCATTGCCTGTTGGGATTATGGTTTTACCATTTCTATGAATTGCAACAGCTCTAAAATCAAGGTTAGGGTAATCAGTAGCCAATTGAGTTAGTGTTTTATTTACGACCAAAGCGTATTTGTCTAACTTTATTAGAAAAAGCTGCAATTTCCCCCCTGAGAATTCGAAAATTTCGGTAGCTGCAGTTTGATTCAATAGTTGAATAACCTCATTTGATACTACTTGTTCAGGATTGATTAAAATATCTACGCCTTTTTCTTCAAATATGGCGCGGTTTTTTTCGCTCATAAATTCCACATTGGAAATACGAGCTACGGTTCTTTTTACTCCAAGTTTTTTTCCGAGGATGGCTGTTAAAAGATTAATGGCTTCGTCATGCAAAACTGCAATTAGCAAATCAGCGCCTTTGATTCCTGCCTCTTCTAATACATCTACTGAAATAGAGCTTCCCACAACTGGCATAATATCAGTATGATTACCGATCATAGTTAAGATCTCTTCATTGGGATCGATAAATATGATATTATGATGCTCATCTGCTAATAGTTGAGCAAGGTGTAAACCCACTTCTCCGTCTCCTGCAATAATAATATTCATAGCCGCCAAAGTTAATAGAATCTGTAAAACTTTAAAATATTCTTTTCTTAAAAAGTATTTTTTGTAATTAAAAATCAATCAGGTAATTAGAGGCTTTTGTCTTAGCCTTTTCCAATTATAATGGCCATAAAAGAGTAGTGTTTTTGAAAAAATACAGGTGATTATAAACTTTTCTCAATGATTTCGAGAAGAGCATCAGCGGCTTCATCTTCGGGTACATTTTTCTGTATTAAATCATGCTTTTTGTAGATGTTTACTTTCCCGCGACCAGCTCCCACATAACCAAAATCGGCATCAGCCATTTCTCCTAAACCATTTACAATACATCCCATCACTGCAATTTTTAATCCTTTAAAAGCCGTTGTTTTCTTTTTAATGTCTTGAAGCTTCTCTTGAATATTGAATAGAGTTCTGCCACAAGAAGGACAAGCGATGTATTCTGTTTTACTCACCCGCTGCCTGCTGGCTTGTAGAATACCTAAACTGATTTCATTGGTATTGAAATTTGGTGAATCAATCCATAAGCCGTCCAGTTGACCTTTTAGAAAAAACGGTCCAGCTATTACTGCAGACTGTATCATTAATTTGTTTTCCGATTTTTCATGATTTCGAAGCTTCAATATGATAGGAAGGTTAATACGCAACTCATTAATACTATGTATAGCTTTATGTGTATCCGCAATATCACATTCGTCTGTTTTTTCTAATACTAATATTAAATGATTAATAGGGGAGACTAGTTTTGCAAATTCGGTGTTCCATTCTGATGCTTTTAGATTCAGAAAGTAGTTTTGGTCTTTGGAGAAATGATCGTTTTTGAGTTGTTCGAGGGAAAGTTGTTGGATGTGAGTGTTATAATCTTTGGAAACCCAGATGTCATCTTCAAAATAATAATCAGCTTCTAGTATGGTATCCGATTTAAGATCTGAATTTCCGATAACCGCAGGAACCTGTTGAGCTCCAAAGTTCAAGACTTTTACACTCTTTCTTCGGGCATAACTTGTTTGCTCGTCCTGATGTTTCCAAGGATTTTCTTTTGAAGCTTTTGCGATTTCAATGGCTACTGGAATTTCATATTCAGGCTCTTCTGTTAAAGAAACTCTTATGGTTTCTCCAATACCTTGACTCAATAAACACCCAATACCCACAGCAGACTTTATCCTGCCATCCTCAGCATCACCAGCCTCAGTTACACCCAAATGTAATGGGAAAGAAAGATTTTCTTCCTCCATCTTTTGTTTGAATAGTTCATTGGCCTTTACCATAACCAATACATTGCTAGCCTTTAGTGAAATAACCAATTGATTGAAATCTAGCGCCTTAAAAATTCGGATAAATTCCATAGCAGATTCAGCCATACCCTCTGCTGTGTTACCATATTTGTTTATTATTCTTTCGGAAAGAGAACCGTGGTTCACTCCAACTCTGATAGCTGTTTTATGGGTTTTGCAGATTTCAACTAATCCGCTTAATCTTTCCTTTATTTTATCAAGCTCTAAATGGTATTCTTCTTTGGACCAGCTTGTTCTTCCGCTCTTTTTATCAATATAATTTCCGGGGTTTATTCTTACTTTTTCTACTAGTTGTGCAGCTACATCTGCTGCTTTGGGATTAAAATGAATATCAGCTGAAAGAGGAATATTATATCCTCTTTTTTTTAATTCGTTTTTGATTTGGCCTAATGCTTGGGCTTCGCGAGTATCACGAGCCGTTATTCTGACCAAATGAGCTCCAGCATCCGCTATTCTGATGCATTGTTCAACAGTTGCATCAATATCCATGGTAGAAGTTGAGGTCATGGATTGTAAAATTAACGGTTCTAGGAGGCCCATTTTAATAGAGCCAATATTTACTATGTTTTTTTTGGGTTCAGATGAATTCATCTTTTTGAGTATTTAGATTGCAAAGATGCAAACAATATATTTACACTTTGTCATTAAACCGCATGAAAAAGTGTAGAAATGTGCCGAAAGACGTAGCTTGAATTTTCATTTCTGTCGTTTTGTCATGAAAAATGTCGTGAAAAAGAGGGTGTTTGCTTTGGCATAGGAATTGAGAAAGGTTGTTTACTTGAAGACAAAAAAACAAGAAATAAATAAAATAAAAATATATAAAAAGGAGATTTAAAATGGGAAAAATAATTGGAATTGACTTAGGTACTACCAACTCCTGTGTTGCGGTAATGGAAGGAAATGAGCCTGTTGTTATTCAAAACAGCGAAGGACGTAGAACAACACCATCAATTGTTGCTTTTACTGAGAATGGTGAGCGTAAAGTGGGGGATCCTGCAAAGCGACAGGCCATCACAAACCCTGAAAAAACAATTTTCTCTATCAAGAGATTTATGGGAGAAACATTCGACAGAGTTCAATTAGAAACAGGTCGTGTTCCTTACAAAGTTGTTAAAGGTGAAAATAATACACCAAGAGTACAGATTGATGATAGAAAATATACTCCACAAGAAATTTCAGCTATCACACTTCAGAAAATGAAGAAAACTGCTGAGGATTTCTTAGGACAAGAAGTAACAGAAGCTGTTATTACAGTTCCTGCTTATTTCTCTGATAGCCAACGTCAAGCCACGAAAGAAGCTGGTGAGATTGCTGGTTTAACAGTAAAAAGAATTATCAATGAACCAACAGCTGCGGCTTTAGCTTATGGGTTAGACAAAAAAGATGTAGACCAAAAAATAGCTGTATATGATTTAGGTGGTGGTACATTCGATATCTCTATCCTAGAATTAGGTGATGGTGTATTCGAAGTATTATCTACTAATGGTGATACCCACTTAGGTGGTGATGATTTTGACCAAGTTATTATTGACTGGTTGGCTCAAGAATTCAAGAACGACGAAGGTGTTGACTTGAAGAAAGACCCAATGGCATTACAGCGTTTAAAAGAAGCTGCTGAAAAAGCTAAAATTGAATTGTCTTCTTCTTTAGAAACAGAAATCAACTTGCCTTATATTATGCCTGTTGATGGTGTGCCAAAGCACTTAGTGAAGAAATTATCTTTAGCTAAATTTGACCAATTAACTCACGATTTAGTTCAAAGAACTATAGAGCCTTGTAAATTAGCACTAAAAGATGCTGGAATGTCAGCTTCAGATGTTGATGAAATTATTTTAGTGGGAGGTTCAACTCGTATTCCTGCTATTCAAAAAGTAGTAAAAGAATTCTTTGGAAAAGAGCCTTCAAAAGGTGTTAATCCAGATGAGGTTGTTGCAATTGGTGCTGCTATTCAAGGTGGTGTTCTTTCAGGAGATGTTAAGGATGTATTATTATTAGATGTGACTCCACTTTCAATGGGTATTGAAACTTTAGGTGGTGTTTTAACTAAGATGATTGAAGCCAACACAACTATTCCAGTGAAGAAAAGTGAGACTTTCTCTACTGCTGCTGATAACCAGCCTTCAGTTGAGATTCATATCCTTCAAGGAGAGCGTCCAATGGCTGCTCAAAATAAGAGCTTAGGTCGTTTCCACCTAGATGGTGTGCCTCCAGCTCCACGTGGTGTTCCACAAATTGAAGTTACTTTCGATATCGATGCCAATGGTATTCTTAACGTAAGTGCTAAAGACAAAGGAACAGGTAAAGAGCAGAACATTAGAATTGAAGCTTCTTCAGGACTATCTGATGAAGAAATCCAAAAGATGAAGCAAGAAGCTGAAGCCAATGCAGATGCTGATAAGAAAATAAAAGAAGAAGCTGATAAGCTAAACCAAGCGGATAATTTAGTATTCCAAACTGAAAAGCAGTTGAAAGAATATGGTGATAAATTACCTGAAGACAAAAAAGCAGCTATTGAAAAAGCAGCCGCTGATTTGAAAGAAGCGCATCAGAAAAAAGACTTCGCTGGAATTGATACTCACATGGAAGCTTTGAATGCAATGTGGCAAGAAGCTAGTCAAGAGATGTATAAAGGACAAGAAGGTCAGCCAGGTGCAGATCCAAATGCAGCACAAGGACAACCTAACCCAGGTGCCCAAGCTGATGGTGGCGACGAAGTAACCGACGTTGATTTCGAAGAAGTGAAGGAAGATAAATAATATCGAATAGATATAAATTCACCC
This window contains:
- a CDS encoding OmpH family outer membrane protein; its protein translation is MKNIFKLFVVLLIAGSSLTAHAQTAKIGHVNFQELLGIMPGQEAINQELETFVAGLETQLQAMQSELEAKYADYQNNQATMSEIIRQTKEKEIMDLQQRMEAFNQQAQYEIQNKQVELSEPLIKKAQDAITAVASENGFTYIINANDQVLLYKNGTDILPMVKAKLGL
- a CDS encoding methionine aminotransferase encodes the protein MEAFKGSIISKSPGVKTSIFAVMSQMANEHNAINLAQGFPDFDVDAELINLIAKNMRKGHNQYAPMPGLPELRQQIVAKIKNTFGAEYNADTEVTVTSGATQALFTAISAFVRDEDEVIVFEPAYDSYSPTIKLNRGIVKYAKLRLPDYHIDWTEVSRMISHRTRMIILNTPHNPTGAVLSKKDLDALHKLTKNTDIIILSDEVYEHIIFDKKKHHSLSAYPGLAERSIVVASFGKTFHATGWKMGYAVAPENLMNEFRKTHQFIVFTVNTPIQHAIAEHLKDEGNYLGLGSFYQKKRDYFLKLIKNSRFKPVPSFGTYFQVLDYSEISDLPEMEFAEWLIKEHGVASVPVSAFYHKNDDHKMLRFCFAKKEETLEKAAEILCKI
- a CDS encoding amidohydrolase yields the protein MQDLTVTFIQSNLVWNDFRANLLTFSEKLNAVSEKTDLVVLPEMFNTAFVVEPETVDKEAAHISLDWMIRNAQKYDTAICGSMIVNEEGNYYNRFYWVEPNGNIQKYDKRHLFTLGNEHLKITAGQENIIIEYKGWKIKPLVCYDLRFPVWAKNTYANGQYEYDLLIYVANWPAARNYAWKSLLVARAIENQAYVVGVNRIGPDANGTKHTGFSSIIEPKGELISEEVENIESSQTISLSAVDMNTYREKFTIGIDWDEFSVKKNKPD
- a CDS encoding T9SS type A sorting domain-containing protein, whose amino-acid sequence is MRKQLLIILFAIITIGIFSQTVTTYNTDNAGISVDRVSSITEINGDIWIGEGKGISRFDGTTWTNYPWSVMNAPWDWIWIHKIIEDLDGNIWACGEAGLWKFDGTNWAYFGEGTPELSAGFMFMDMVMDEEGVLWILGGNTVESWLYSLVPSTMTFTVFDYINYPELNNDCWKIDINSEGKKILASDDVGFLEFDGISFTTHEAITTFDFDYDEKDNLWSGGYSPVQGLYYYDNEINQLAEFKTSNSLIPFDWIRFMMYNFQADYQSIWFAGEQGFYNYKGVGIYEDDKNLFVHFDETTGLINNYIQAFFFRENEAWMGTYNHGVMKLDYTNSAMISADTSVFWVDIQMGDTQTIPFNINNKGGGNLSYIVNTSNTASWLSTNDNGGTTTGYGSNQHEFTFDASNYNTPGTYETTFDVESNGGKMYIKAIMDVSDITGNKNIKGLDFIAYPNPANDILNVNFKSLPERIRILNATGQSVYIMNNITYTNTLDISNLPVGSYILETISEGKNQHIKFQKL
- a CDS encoding TrkH family potassium uptake protein, with the translated sequence MRRQSINFKMVFRVIGFLLILEGLTIFSALPFSWFYHPEGLYDFHIMKGTSEFFPILIAGLFTIFIGLFSVVYTRKATKHISKKEAYLIVSFSWMAISLFGSLPFYLSGYFESFTDSFFETMSGFTTTGASILNDIESIPHGLLFWRSMTHWIGGMGIIVLSLAILPLLGIGGMQLFTAESPGPTADKIHPKVKEMAKRLWGLYVILTVAEIILLMIGHMSFFDAVCHAFATMATGGFSTQNDSVAGFSPYIQYIIILFMILAGTNFSLHYFMLKRKFSKVKANEEYQLYIGIIIVVTLIITGGLILKMNMGWEQAFRDSLFQVVSIITTTGFVTADYLLWPSGLWFLLFILFFVGGSAGSTGGGVKVVRILILIKNSLLEFRRLLHPHAILPVRLNHRPVSQNIVFLVSSFFLFYITTFVVGVVFMTAIGLDFISAVGASASALGNIGPALGSLGPVDNYAHIPDFGKWVLSFLMLLGRLELFTVLIIFSPTFWKK
- the trkA gene encoding Trk system potassium transporter TrkA, translated to MNIIIAGDGEVGLHLAQLLADEHHNIIFIDPNEEILTMIGNHTDIMPVVGSSISVDVLEEAGIKGADLLIAVLHDEAINLLTAILGKKLGVKRTVARISNVEFMSEKNRAIFEEKGVDILINPEQVVSNEVIQLLNQTAATEIFEFSGGKLQLFLIKLDKYALVVNKTLTQLATDYPNLDFRAVAIHRNGKTIIPTGNDSFRENDLAYVITKPDGVKLLLELGGKQNFDIKDIMLIGGGRIGRMTASKLQDKMNIKLFENDNKRANSLTNDLENTLIINGDARDMELLEDEGIREMDAFIAVTNHTETNILTCLHAKSLGVKKTIALVENIEYIDIAQNIGIDTIINKKLTTASVINLYTMEAKVTTVKCLSGINADVIELVAMPKSAVTKKPLKKLSMPKGSIIGGIIRDDESFIAVGDFQLQEGDKAVVFALPEAIHKINKLFKH
- the ispG gene encoding (E)-4-hydroxy-3-methylbut-2-enyl-diphosphate synthase; amino-acid sequence: MNSSEPKKNIVNIGSIKMGLLEPLILQSMTSTSTMDIDATVEQCIRIADAGAHLVRITARDTREAQALGQIKNELKKRGYNIPLSADIHFNPKAADVAAQLVEKVRINPGNYIDKKSGRTSWSKEEYHLELDKIKERLSGLVEICKTHKTAIRVGVNHGSLSERIINKYGNTAEGMAESAMEFIRIFKALDFNQLVISLKASNVLVMVKANELFKQKMEEENLSFPLHLGVTEAGDAEDGRIKSAVGIGCLLSQGIGETIRVSLTEEPEYEIPVAIEIAKASKENPWKHQDEQTSYARRKSVKVLNFGAQQVPAVIGNSDLKSDTILEADYYFEDDIWVSKDYNTHIQQLSLEQLKNDHFSKDQNYFLNLKASEWNTEFAKLVSPINHLILVLEKTDECDIADTHKAIHSINELRINLPIILKLRNHEKSENKLMIQSAVIAGPFFLKGQLDGLWIDSPNFNTNEISLGILQASRQRVSKTEYIACPSCGRTLFNIQEKLQDIKKKTTAFKGLKIAVMGCIVNGLGEMADADFGYVGAGRGKVNIYKKHDLIQKNVPEDEAADALLEIIEKSL
- the dnaK gene encoding molecular chaperone DnaK, whose translation is MGKIIGIDLGTTNSCVAVMEGNEPVVIQNSEGRRTTPSIVAFTENGERKVGDPAKRQAITNPEKTIFSIKRFMGETFDRVQLETGRVPYKVVKGENNTPRVQIDDRKYTPQEISAITLQKMKKTAEDFLGQEVTEAVITVPAYFSDSQRQATKEAGEIAGLTVKRIINEPTAAALAYGLDKKDVDQKIAVYDLGGGTFDISILELGDGVFEVLSTNGDTHLGGDDFDQVIIDWLAQEFKNDEGVDLKKDPMALQRLKEAAEKAKIELSSSLETEINLPYIMPVDGVPKHLVKKLSLAKFDQLTHDLVQRTIEPCKLALKDAGMSASDVDEIILVGGSTRIPAIQKVVKEFFGKEPSKGVNPDEVVAIGAAIQGGVLSGDVKDVLLLDVTPLSMGIETLGGVLTKMIEANTTIPVKKSETFSTAADNQPSVEIHILQGERPMAAQNKSLGRFHLDGVPPAPRGVPQIEVTFDIDANGILNVSAKDKGTGKEQNIRIEASSGLSDEEIQKMKQEAEANADADKKIKEEADKLNQADNLVFQTEKQLKEYGDKLPEDKKAAIEKAAADLKEAHQKKDFAGIDTHMEALNAMWQEASQEMYKGQEGQPGADPNAAQGQPNPGAQADGGDEVTDVDFEEVKEDK